The Desmodus rotundus isolate HL8 chromosome 3, HLdesRot8A.1, whole genome shotgun sequence genome includes a region encoding these proteins:
- the SERPINB1 gene encoding leukocyte elastase inhibitor, whose protein sequence is MEQLSMANTRFAVDLFRTLNDYNPTGNVFISPISISSALAMISLGTRGTTAAQMSKTLHFDAVEDIHSRFQSLNADINKHGAPYILKLANRLYGEKTYNFLPEFLASTQKMYGAELANVDFQHASEDARKVINEWVKGQTEGKIPELLAAGVVDNMTKLVLVNAIYFKGNWQKKFSKKATTNVPFRLNKKDTKTVKMMYQKEEFPYGYIKDLKCRILELPYQGKELSMVILLPDDIEDESTGLKKIEEQLTLEKLHEWTKPENMHSIEVNVHLPKFKLEESYNLNSHLAQLGIEDLFNSKADLSGMSGTRDLFISKIIHKSFVEVNEEGTEAAAATAGIATFCALTFEENFVADHPFIFFIRHNPSANILFLGRLSSP, encoded by the exons ATGGAACAGCTGAGCATGGCAAACACCCGGTTTGCGGTGGACCTTTTCCGCACCCTGAATGACTACAATCCTACTGGAAACGTATTCATCTCTCCCATAAGCATTTCATCAGCTCTGGCCATGATCTCTCTGGGGACCAGAGGCACTACTGCGGCACAGATGTCCAAG acTCTTCATTTTGATGCAGTTGAGGATATTCATTCAAGATTTCAGAGTCTGAACGCTGATATCAACAAGCATGGAGCTCCCTATATTCTGAAACTTGCTAATAGGCTATATGGCGAGAAAACCTATAACTTCCTCCCT GAGTTCTTAGCTTCAACTCAGAAAATGTATGGTGCTGAGTTGGCCAATGTGGATTTTCAGCATGCCTCTGAAGATGCAAGAAAGGTgataaatgagtgggtcaaaggGCAGACAGAAG GGAAAATTCCAGAATTGTTGGCTGCAGGTGTGGTTGATAATATGACTAAACTTGTGCTAGTAAATGCCATCTATTTCAAAGGAAACTGGCAGAAGAAATTCAGTAAGAAGGCCACAACCAATGTACCTTTCAGATTGAATAAG AAAGACACAAAAACAGTGAAAATGATGTATCAGAAGGAGGAATTTCCATATGGCTACATCAAGGACCTTAAGTGTCGTATATTGGAACTGCCTTACCaaggcaaggagctcagcatgGTTATCCTGCTGCCAGATGACATTGAGGATGAGTCCACAGGTCTGAAGAAG ATCGAGGAACAATTGACTTTGGAAAAACTTCATGAGTGGACCAAACCTGAGAATATGCATAGCATTGAAGTCAATGTTCACTTGCCCAAGTTCAAGCTGGAAGAGAGCTACAACCTCAACTCACACCTAGCCCAACTGGGTATAGAGGATCTCTTTAATAGCAAGGCTGATCTGTCTGGCATGTCAGGAACCAGAGATCTTTTTATATCAAAAATCATCCACAAGTCTTTTGTGGAAGTGAATGAGGAGggcacagaggcagcagctgccaCAGCAGGCATTGCTACCTTCTGCGCACTTACGTTTGAGGAAAATTTTGTGGCCGACCAtccattcattttcttcattcgACACAATCCCTCAGCTAACATCCTGTTCTTAGGCAGACTTTCTTCCCCTTAG